One region of Primulina huaijiensis isolate GDHJ02 unplaced genomic scaffold, ASM1229523v2 scaffold24871, whole genome shotgun sequence genomic DNA includes:
- the LOC140967223 gene encoding uncharacterized protein gives MATVSPSRSGGEKKHWWLTNRKMVERYVREAKILIATQEASDVSSALGLLEAALAVAPRMEVALELKARCLLYLRRFKEVSDMLQDYIPSLKLVVSEDASSSGSSDSSSTQLSKGQVKLLSSDGGPLDRNDTLFKCFSVSDLKKKVMAGLCKNVEREGQWRYSVLGQACCHLGLMEDAMVLLQTGKRLATAAFRRESISLSDDVFTYNKFPLSDDIKPDNYPQNPPKTESESISQILCQIKLLIRRKTAALAALDAGLFSESIRHFSKIVDGRRGAPQGFLSECYVNRAVAFQSAGRIADAIADCNRALALDTSCIEALTIRATLFETIGCLADSLHDLEHLKLLYNSILRDRKLPGPAWKRQNIQYREIPGKLCSLASKIQQLKQRVAAGEIGHVDYHALIGLRRECSRSEVERAHLLLNLKHKPDKSSSFIERCEFVDEKDVDSVRDRAKLSALLLYRMIQKGYTSVMATILDEESAEKQGKKTAAAVVIPQPSAAKMDSTPTAISESANCKNSSTMILTTPPASVFQGVFCRDLSTVGNLLSQTVFSRPMTVKYEALSC, from the exons ATGGCTACGGTGTCTCCGTCTCGCAGCGGGGGGGAGAAGAAACACTGGTGGCTCACCAATAGAAAG ATGGTGGAGAGGTATGTGAGGGAAGCGAAGATTTTGATTGCCACGCAAGAGGCTTCGGATGTGTCGTCGGCGTTAGGTCTTCTAGAGGCGGCGCTGGCGGTGGCACCGCGCATGGAGGTGGCTCTGGAGCTGAAGGCACGGTGTTTGCTGTATCTCCGACGGTTTAAGGAGGTCTCGGATATGCTTCAGGACTATATCCCCAGCCTGAAATTGGTGGTCTCCGAGGATGCCTCGTCGTCGGGGTCATCGGATAGCTCATCCACCCAGCTGTCGAAGGGGCAAGTGAAGCTTCTTTCCTCCGACGGCGGCCCTCTGGATCGCAACGACACTCTGTTCAAGTGCTTCTCTGTGTCCGATTTGAAGAAGAAGGTGATGGCGGGGCTGTGCAAAAACGTCGAGAGAGAAGGGCAATGGAG GTACTCTGTATTAGGCCAAGCATGTTGCCACCTGGGCTTAATGGAGGACGCGATGGTGCTTCTCCAGACCGGAAAACGTCTTGCCACCGCCGCCTTCCGCCGTGAAAGCATTTCTCTATCGGACGACGTATTTACATACAACAAATTCCCTCTCTCCGACGACATTAAGCCTGATAATTATCCACAAAACCCGCCAAAAACCGAGTCCGAGAGCATTTCCCAAATCCTCTGCCAGATAAAACTCCTCATACGCCGCAAGACGGCAGCATTAGCGGCCCTCGACGCTGGTCTTTTCTCCGAATCCATCCGTCATTTCTCCAAAATCGTCGATGGCCGTCGGGGTGCTCCACAGGGTTTCCTATCCGAATGCTACGTGAACCGCGCCGTGGCTTTTCAATCTGCCGGTCGAATAGCGGATGCAATAGCAGATTGCAACAGAGCATTAGCTCTAGACACTAGCTGCATTGAAGCGCTAACAATTAGAGCGACTTTATTCGAAACCATCGGATGTTTGGCCGATAGTCTCCACGACCTCGAACACTTGAAACTTCTGTACAATTCGATTCTTCGCGATCGTAAATTGCCAGGACCTGCCTGGAAGAGACAAAACATCCAGTATAGAGAAATCCCGGGAAAATTATGTTCACTGGCTTCGAAAATCCAGCAATTAAAGCAAAGGGTCGCTGCCGGCGAAATCGGGCACGTCGATTACCATGcgttgattggattgagaagaGAATGCTCCAGATCAGAGGTAGAAAGAGCTCATTTGCTGCTAAACCTCAAACACAAGCCCGATAAATCGTCGAGTTTCATCGAAAGGTGCGAGTTTGTGGATGAGAAAGATGTGGATTCAGTTCGAGATCGTGCGAAGTTATCGGCTCTACTCCTCTACAGAATGATTCAGAAAGGTTACACTAGCGTAATGGCAACCATCTTAGACGAAGAATCTGCTGAAAAACAGGGAAAGAAGACTGCCGCCGCCGTCGTCATCCCGCAACCCTCAGCCGCTAAGATGGATTCTACTCCGACAGCCATCTCAGAATCGGCGAATTGCAAGAATAGCAGTACCATGATCTTGACAACCCCGCCAGCATCAGTGTTTCAAGGAGTTTTCTGCCGTGACCTCTCCACCGTCGGGAACTTGCTGTCTCAGACAGTGTTCAGCCGTCCGATGACAGTTAAGTACGAAGCATTGAGCTGTTAA